A region of the Jaculus jaculus isolate mJacJac1 chromosome 10, mJacJac1.mat.Y.cur, whole genome shotgun sequence genome:
TAAAGAGGGTCACTCTGTAGCCATGAGGTCCATCCCGAGTGCCAGCGTGTGCCAAAAGTTTTGCTATCTAGTCTTCGCAAAATTCTGTTCAGGAGGTGTCATTAGCACTTGCTTGACAGTCATGGGAAACATTAGGAACAGAAACTTAGCAACATATCCAACTTCATATACAAATACAAGTGTAGGAACTGTAACTTAATCAGTCTGCTTCTCAACGTACTAAGTAAGAGCTGTGCCAGGTGAAAacaccataaaaaaaaacaaacatggctTTAaaggccgggcgtgatggcacacgcctttaattccagcacttgagaggcagaggtaggaggaccgccaggagttcgaggccaccctgagactacatagtgcgtttcaggtcagcttggcctagagtgaaaccctacctcgaaaaaagaaagagagaaagaaagaaaagctgcatGGCCTTGCCCTCAAGGAGGTCGCAGTCTAGTCAGGAACCAGACATATTACTATGTATGCCTCGATTCAAAGTGATATGTAAGATAAAAGGAGGGAGGCCAGTCTAGAGAGGAGGCACAGACTCTCCTAGGGAAAACACCTCCGGATTTGAAGAAAGTAATGCTTGCCTATCGAACTAGAGATGTGAGAAATCAGCACACACAATcaagtgaaaaaatatatatattgcaaggATTCTGGGGTATCCGAGAGCCTGAGTCACCCAAGACGCGTTAAGAATCAGTCACCCGCAAGCAGTCGCCTTTCAGCATGGGAGGGAGGTGGCAACAGACGGGGCTGGCTGGAGGGCCAAGACCCACCGTAAAGGCGTCCGGAGCTTCACCTTGCGTGATAAAACACTGAAGGATTTCACTCTCAAGAGAGGACCGCCATCGAGGCTGTGTGCCGTGGTGCAGCTACCAAGGAGCTGGAGGGCCACGAGGAGGCTCTTGGGTGGTGAAATACGGGAATGACCACAGGGATGGAGGACGAGGCTGTTAAGACTGAGCATCTCCGAGCACCTTTCCGACGCTTTGTCACCCGACCTTAGAAATGCAAGTCCGTGGCTGCAGAGTACAGCTAAGTCACGCCCTCTCCAAGCCCACGCAGGGAGCCCGCCGGGCTGGGCGGGGGCGCGGTTCTGCTAGAGAGCTTCCACACCTCGGATCTCCATCCCGGAGCGAGGGGGCGGGGCGGAGCGGAGCCGGGGGCGTGGCCCGGCCGGAGGGGGCGTGGCCTCGTGACGTCGGGCGGGCCCGGACgcgcggaggcggcggcggcggcggcggcggcgcctcCTCCTTCTGCTGTTGCGTCCCATCCCCCCCACGGCCGGCCGGTTCCAGCCCGCACCCCGCGTCCCTGCCCGCGCCCCCGCCCCGGGCCCCGCCATGGGCCTCACGGTGTCCGCGCTCTTTTCGCGGATCTTCGGGAAGAAGCAGATGCGGATCCTCATGGGTGAGGCAGATCGAGCTCGCGGCCCGGTTCGGGGGCGCCGGCTCCGCCGCAGCGCTCCCGCCCCCGCGCCCCTTCTTCCAGCCCGGGCTCACCTGGTTCCCTGATCCCCCCACTACCCCGACATAGATAACCCACCTCCTAACCCTCTGGGATCCcctccaccccacacacacacacacgcaccccagCACTCCAGCAGGCCTGAGTCTGCAGCGTCGGCCCAGGGCCCCGAAACCCAGAGCTGGGCCCTGGGTGGAGTGAAGCTTCCACCGCCCCAGCCCGGCTGCTAAGAAAGGATTCCGCCCTTGGAGACGACTTTTAAAAGGAGTGCCGTCTTCCTCCTCCCGTGCCCTTCACCTCCCAAGCCTCTCCTGCCCCGCGCCGGCTCACTTGAGGGGCAGGAGTTGGCACCCGCCACCCAGGCTGCCCTCTGGGCCCGGAAGGTAGCGAACAGCTCGCACCTGGAGGCGCTCGGGCTCCAGGCGCCCATCACACAGTCAGCTGGCCCAGGCCTCTCCCTGTCCCTGATCTCTAGGGGGCACCCTCGCTCCCATCTCCATCCCGGGCCTCTCTCCTTTGCAGTTGGCTTGGATGCGGCTGGCAAGACTACCATCCTGTACAAACTGAAGTTGGGGGAGATTGTCACCACCATCCCCACCATAGGtgagctccccctcccccctggCGTAGGGGCAGAGTTGGGGAGCTGGGAGCGCCCAGATGGGATGGGCCTACTCATGGGGTCTGCTTCCAGTTCTGCTCCcctgccaccaccacccccggGGCCCCTTATCTGGTGGTGACTCTGACACCAGATAGTGCTGCTTAATAAGTGGGTCACCGTATCTCTACTTGCCGGATGGTGTGAGGTAGGATGGCCTAGCCCCGCCCTATCTGTTGACCTCCGGTCCTTCTGGGTTCTATTCCTCTCGGCCTTGATCGTTGCCTTCTGATTTTTTGTGTCCCTGCCAAGATCCAAGTAGTTTTAATGAGTTCCCTTCAGaactttttcctctcttccttccccgaCCCTCCCCACCACCAATTATCTGCAGGTTTCAATGTGGAAACAGTGGAATATAAGAACATCTGTTTCACAGTCTGGGATGTTGGAGGCCAGGACAAGATTCGACCTCTGTGGCGGCACTACTTCCAGAACACTCAGGTGGAGtgtgggggtgcgggggggggggaccacCCAGGGAAAGGGTGCTAGAGCTAGGATGACTGAGCTGTTGGCTGAGTCTGAGttccccaccacccccccccccagccaggaAGCCACACCCCCTGGCTTGGCCTCTACCCATCCTTCCAAGCTTACCTTAGGCTTGTCCTGAGATTGCACCTTCTTAGATGTCTGGGCAGCAGCATTCTGGGGCCACACACGCACTGCCTGGGTGAGCTCTCGCTGGCACACCTTGTACTGTTTCCTCTTTGAGTGTGAGGGGCACTGTGCAGAAAGACCCTTTGCAGTCATCTTTCTGCAGCGCCTTTTCCGAAGTTGACTACATGAGAAGGTCTGACACAACTgaaaatgagagaagagagaacaggcCAGGTTAGGGCAGGACCCAGGTGAGAGTGATGGcttctgcttcttttcttccttcccacccAGGGCCTCATCTTTGTGGTGGACAGTAATGACCGAGAGCGGGTCCAGGAGTCTGCTGATGAACTCCAAAAGATGGTAAGGACTCAGATCCTGGGAACTGCGGGAGATCTCTGTGGGAACCAGATAGGCACGAAGGGTGGGTTATGTGATTTCTTCCTGTTACTACATCTCACCCTGTTTGGGATAGGATTGACTTTTTCCAATCTCATACATTTATATCTGAGTGTAAAACGCTGGGGGGAGGGAAAGATTTATAAGTAGTAAAGTGAAACAGTAcctcacatttttgttttttgggtttttttttttttttccatttggaaaTTTTGTCACTTTTGTCTAGGGCAAGTTCTTAAATTAGAAGGCCTTTTCTGGAGGTAAGGTTTAGGTGATCCCCAGTTCATGTTCAACTCTGGCTTGTGTTCAGCAATAAACGACATGATCCGGTGTGTTTTCTGCCAAGCTAGCATGTAGAGacagccccccaccccaacaaaGCAGTCAGGAAGGACCAGGAGCCTCGGGCCCTGTGCAACCCCGGGTTCAATCCTCGCTCTTCCCCTCTCAGCTGCAGGAGGACGAGCTGCGGGATGCAGTGCTGTTAGTGTTTGCCAACAAGCAGGACATGCCCAATGCCATGCCTGTGAGCGAGCTGACTGACAAGCTGGGGTTACAGCACTTGCGCAGCCGCACGGTAAGGATGCTGGCCCGCTTGTGCTGGACCCCAGTTCTCCCCTGGGAGTCACACACTGGGGCGAAGGTGTCTTCCTTGTTggctgacttctctctctctctctcttttccccccacAGTGGTACGTCCAGGCCACCTGTGCCACTCAAGGCACAGGCCTGTATGATGGGCTGGACTGGCTGTCCCATGAGCTGTCGAAGCGCTAACCAGCCAGGGGCAGGCCCCTGCTGCCCGGAAGCTCCCGCGTGCATCCCGGGATGACCAGACTCCCGGACTCCTCAGGCAGTGCCCTTCCCTCCCACTCTTCCTCCCCACAGACAGGcctctgctcctgctcctgcctgCATGTTCTTTCTTGTCGTTGGAGCCTGGAGCCTCACTCTCTGGGCACAGAGGGGTCTGCTCTCCTGCCTGCTGGGACCTATGGAAAGGGCTTCCTGGCCAAAGCCCCCTCTTCAGAGGAGGAGCAGGgatctggatttcattttgatttttctgttttggatGTACCCTTGGGGCCAGGTTGGGAGGGAAAATGAGGGCTCCGGGTGGTGCTATGATGTGGAACTGGATATTGAGTAATAAATTTGCTGTGGTTTGTATTTGGTGTtgtatgtggtctcagagtgggaGGCTGGGTTATTGGGTACAAAAAGACAATATGGGGGAGACCCAAAGCAGCCAAGGTTGGAGGTCAACACATGttctcccttctgtctgtctgtctatctgtctctctctctctctctctctctcacaccttaTTCTTGGACTGAAAACCCTATAGAGTTTCCAGTGGAAACTCAATTCAAAGGAACCTTTTCTGAGAGAATCACAATCCACCTTCATGGTTCCATAAACTTCAGAGATTCACCTCTCACCCTCCTATCTACTTAGAGCAGTTCTTGGTAGCTTCGTGCACAGGGGAGGGGTCTACATTAACAAGATGGGTCCCAAGACACACACAAGACAATCTATCAAGACCGGCCTGAGGCGCAACAAAATGCATCTTTAAAATTACCTGGGGAGCTGCTGCGGCGGAAACTGCAGCAGAGCTGGGCAGGCTTCTCCAGTCCTCCATGCGGACCAGCATTAGCAATCCagggcacacccatattcacagagctagcaaatgacaccactggAGATGACAGTTCCAGCCTTTTGGATAATGTCTTTTGGATGGCAGCTCCCAAAAACAGACGCACCATTGAAGTCAACCGGTGTAGGAGAAGAAACTCCCAGAAGCTTGTTAAAGTTAAGAACAATATAGATGTTTGCCCCCAGTGTGGTCACCTGAAGCAGAAGCATGTCCTTTGTGGCTATTGCTATGAGAAAGTGCAGCAGGAGACcaaagaagtcagaaaacaaatATGGAAGCAAGAAGGGGGACCTTTTAAGGCTCCTCCCTTAGAGACTGTGGTGCTGTATACCGGAGAGACGCCCTCCGAACAAGATCAGGGCAAGAGGATTGTTGAACGAGACAGGAAAAGGCCATCCTGGTTCACCCAGAATTGACACcaaagaggctggaaagataactCCATAGCAAGACATCTGTCTAGGAATTGGAAGTCTTTGTGGTTATATGGTGTGcctgtttaaaatataaaaatattttataagtagtTTTAATTGAGGTACTTGTAAGAATGTatcatgaataaacaaaatgttttgtggtttaaaaaaaaaaaaaaattacctgggtgaagccaggtgtgatggcgcatacctttaatcccagcactccggaggcagaggtagtaggatcgccatgagttcaaggccatcctgagactacaaagtgaattccaggtcagcctgagctagggtaaaaccctacctcacaaaaaaaaaaaaaaattacccaggTGATTCTGACACTAGTCAGCATCCATTAGCCTTTACAAAACACTGGTGGAGTCAGGGTTGCTACCCCTTGCTGGGACATGGGACTCTGTGCTTGGGAAGACCCCATCTATGCAGACCCTCAGCATACGAGAAAGACCAGGGCTGTGGCCATTTTCTTGTAGCTAACAGCGAAGCTTAAAAGTCATCACCACCATTATTTCTGGCTAGCCCCTTTTTGTGTCATGTTTTCAGCTTTCGTTTCTTTATTAGTAACTGACTTCCTGCCCAGCCAGTGACCTGCACACCAGCAGTATACCTAGGGGTTGGTAAGAAGCAATGATGGGGCTCCCTCCAAGCTGTCCTGTCTGAGCCAGGCATTCTAGATTAGTAAGAGTCATTTCCTCCTCACTAGCTAGCCAGAGTTTCCTCAACTTCCCAACCTGCAAAGTAATTTCTCAAAGGTTTTGGCCTCATCTTCCCAAGAGCACTCAAAAACAATCAAATTTTCTTGGCCATCCTAaactttacatacacacacacacacacacacacacacacacatatatatatatatatatatatatatatatatatttgttttaaggAAACAAGCCACAAGGGAATCCACTTCCTAGGAAAGAGATTGATTTCCATCTTGTTAATGAGAAAGGCAAATGGGAGCGACATGCCTAAGGTGGCAGGTGGTTGTTAGGATTCTGAGTCTTAGCCTACCTCATTGCCTGGAGTGAGCTGGAAAAGCAGATGCCAGAGGCTGTGGACCCTCTTCCTCTGGGCCATGGATTGGTGGTGTTGGGATGCCCCCCTCTGCCCACTGTGTTGGGATAAGAGG
Encoded here:
- the Arf5 gene encoding ADP-ribosylation factor 5 codes for the protein MGLTVSALFSRIFGKKQMRILMVGLDAAGKTTILYKLKLGEIVTTIPTIGFNVETVEYKNICFTVWDVGGQDKIRPLWRHYFQNTQGLIFVVDSNDRERVQESADELQKMLQEDELRDAVLLVFANKQDMPNAMPVSELTDKLGLQHLRSRTWYVQATCATQGTGLYDGLDWLSHELSKR
- the LOC123463978 gene encoding 39S ribosomal protein L32, mitochondrial-like, producing the protein MGETQSSQDTHKTIYQDRPEAQQNASLKLPGELLRRKLQQSWAGFSSPPCGPALAIQGTPIFTELANDTTGDDSSSLLDNVFWMAAPKNRRTIEVNRCRRRNSQKLVKVKNNIDVCPQCGHLKQKHVLCGYCYEKVQQETKEVRKQIWKQEGGPFKAPPLETVVLYTGETPSEQDQGKRIVERDRKRPSWFTQN